From the Jilunia laotingensis genome, the window TTTTCAAGATTTGTCCAATCCTTATCAGCATATGAAAGTACTTCTGTGGGTTGCTCTGTAAGCAGTATCCATTTAGTCGGTATTTCTTTGTCAGCTGTTTTCATCCGGTAAAGTAGATAGGTCACAGCAGGTAGTTCCGGTATATCTTGTTCCGGATTATAAATCATCGCATTTGCCCGTAACATAAAGTTCTGTTTGAACCCTCGGGATTCCACTGTATAGTATTCTTTAGTAACGTAATCGAAAATATACTGGCAACCGGAAGAGAAATTGCTACCGTCATCTGTTGCCAAATAGGCATGATCGGAGAACCGAGTACCGACAATATAGCCGTAAGGTGCTTTTACCGGAGTAGGTAACTGGTATGTATTCCATTGATTATCGATATTTTGAATGTTTTCTTCAGAGACTAATATTTCGTTGGTCGGTTTTCCTTCTTCATTTAAAGCTAGAATATAAATATTTATATTATCATTGGTAGATGCCAGAGAAGGAATAGTATACCAACTTACACTATAGATAACGGCAGGCATATGATATGCACTTCCGAGTAATGTATTCCCAGTGATATTGGGGATTTCAAGTCCGGAAGTTTGTATGCCGTTATCGTATTTAAATTCTGTAGTATACAGGGGTTTGTTCCAACTTATATTCATCACATTATCTTCTTCTTTTGAAGTGAGGGCGGATGGAGGACATATAATCGGATTCATGGTAATATCAGATAGGGCAACATCCTGATTGTTGATGGACACATTTCCGGTATACAATTCATACCCGGCTGCCAATATTCTTAATCGGTAGTTTTCCGACCGGTATACCGAAGGAATTTCGAAGTTCCCATTTTCATCCGTTTCTGTTTTATACCGGGTGTAACCATCGATCGAAAGTAAAGCATTTCCGACAGGCGTGTTGCTGATACCTGTCACTTTTCCTGATAATTTATAGGTCGGAATGGCTGATAGTGTGATGTCTTGGCGGGTACTTTCTCCTTCGGTTATTGTTATATTCACACTAGCATTATCGAGGCCGATAACTGTTGGCCGGACATCTATTTTATAATCTCCTTTCAGTAGATAACTGAATTCATATATTCCGTTTTGATCTGTAAAAGTGCTGACATGGCTATCTTTTATTTCTACTTTGGCTTGTTCCACAGGTTTTCCGTCATAGGTTACTTTCCCGGTCAATATACCTCCTTCGTTCGTTTTGATTAGCAGTTGCATATAATTGATCATGGATGAAACCTGAATTTCATTGACATTTATTATACCGTTATCATTATTGATTACAGCTGTCCGGGGAATGTCCGGGAAGTTTTGCGCATAGAAAGTCACTTTTTCTATAGAGGGGTCTCGAACTTTCTGATTAAGCACACATAAATTTTCGCCTGTATAATAATAGGGAGTATCCAGTACGATGTTAAGTTTATTTTCCCCTTTTTCAAAAGTGAGATCACCTTCGTAGACTAGAACCATTTCTTCTTCTGGTATCCACCCTTCACTGATTTCCTCCCGGTTGGTGTTCAGCATGAATATCCGTACATGCTTGCCGGTCAATACGCGGTTGGAATTATTTTGGTAAATATAGGCGATTTCTTTTATTAGTCCGCTGGAGAAATTGATTTCATCTCTACGATAAATCACTTCCGAATAACTATAAGCCTTTCCATCGAATCCGTAAGGCAGTATACTGTTTTTGTTTTCTTTATTACCGATTTCTATCCAATCTTCTCCGGTTAGTTTAATGGAAATTTCCATAGGGAGAGAAAGGTTGTTTTGCACGTTAATATCATTCTTGCAAATTACTCTGGCTGAAATATGGGTTGCTGTAATTGTCTCCGGAGTCCATTTTAACTCAATGGTCTTGGTAACTTCCACCGGCAGTTCTTCAGATATGGTTTGCGTGGTTAAAACATTTTGTTTTTGATCGATCAACTGTATCTCAAAGTCTTTTTGTGCAGCTTTGCCATTATTGAATACATCTATCTGGTAGGTATATTCTTTGCCCACTGTCAGATTGTTCTCACCGTTGACTGATCGGATGGCAAGATCAGTTTCTCCGTAAGGCTCAATAAGTATGTTCTTAATCTTTAGTCCGAACTGGTCTTTCAGTGAATATACATGCATTCCTATGCAGTAATCACCCGATTCATCGACCTTTACCAAGATGGCACGTGTTTCATACTCGGTATTACTGAAAGATTCTAAAGTTTCCAACGCAATGTTTTGTCCTGAAGGATCGCATTCTTTTCCCATGGTAACAGCAAAGTTTTCTACCGAGTTAAAAACGGAAGGTGCCAGTATATCATATTTTAGGCGATACTCCGTGCTTTTATCAAATTTCAGGGGAACTGAAATTATCCATTCGTCAGCATCCATTCTCATTGAATAAGTATAAGAAAATTCGGAACCATTGAATAACCAGGTTTTGTTATCACCGTTTACGTTGAATATGCTCCATTGTGCGGCATCAAATTCGGTATTGAAATTCGGATAATAAGGTAAATTTAATGCTTCTCCTATCAAGAGTGTATCGGAAGTTATCACTTCGCTTTCACCGATTTCATTATAACAAGATACCTGGTAATAGTAATTATTTGCTTTCTCTATCTGGTCGTCAGTAAAATGGGTGTCAGTGATACCAGTATACTTTTTTTGTCCCGGCATCCGGATGATTGTATATTCAAGTGTCGTTTCATCCAGATTGCCTCCGTGTTTCCCTGTGGTCGGTGCGATCCAGGAAAGAATGGCTTTATTGTTTTCTTTCGTAATTTGTAAATTTCCGATTGTAGACGGGCTGTCTTTTCCAACATAGATGGAGACGGATGCTTCTATACTTTTTCCTACAGAATTGCAGGCAACAAGGGTGT encodes:
- a CDS encoding carboxypeptidase regulatory-like domain-containing protein gives rise to the protein MKKRHYFFCIVVMLQSLFNGMYAKDAYGYLIGSSSGLSTGLYKFDTEDKEKMELISRLYYTPFGGAFANGKYYCYVSDDPQGLMPIGLSIIDFTSGNLSDAISSRAYGCTDMTYDYSTSTMYGVMTSNYGMPTSPTLIKINLSDGNIEEVAVLSDKIAAIACTYGGEMYGIGSQANLYKINKTDGTLQLIGNTGVSIKNQQSLEFDHTDGQLYWSGFDNNATSFFIKLDKQTAKVESRRTTQGNALLCALYIPFKLAEDNAPAQVNDLKAENKNSSVTLTWNNPDKTFSGANLTELTAIDIYRNGEKVHTIETPGIGKRAEWTDGNNSLNGMMKYTLVACNSVGKSIEASVSIYVGKDSPSTIGNLQITKENNKAILSWIAPTTGKHGGNLDETTLEYTIIRMPGQKKYTGITDTHFTDDQIEKANNYYYQVSCYNEIGESEVITSDTLLIGEALNLPYYPNFNTEFDAAQWSIFNVNGDNKTWLFNGSEFSYTYSMRMDADEWIISVPLKFDKSTEYRLKYDILAPSVFNSVENFAVTMGKECDPSGQNIALETLESFSNTEYETRAILVKVDESGDYCIGMHVYSLKDQFGLKIKNILIEPYGETDLAIRSVNGENNLTVGKEYTYQIDVFNNGKAAQKDFEIQLIDQKQNVLTTQTISEELPVEVTKTIELKWTPETITATHISARVICKNDINVQNNLSLPMEISIKLTGEDWIEIGNKENKNSILPYGFDGKAYSYSEVIYRRDEINFSSGLIKEIAYIYQNNSNRVLTGKHVRIFMLNTNREEISEGWIPEEEMVLVYEGDLTFEKGENKLNIVLDTPYYYTGENLCVLNQKVRDPSIEKVTFYAQNFPDIPRTAVINNDNGIINVNEIQVSSMINYMQLLIKTNEGGILTGKVTYDGKPVEQAKVEIKDSHVSTFTDQNGIYEFSYLLKGDYKIDVRPTVIGLDNASVNITITEGESTRQDITLSAIPTYKLSGKVTGISNTPVGNALLSIDGYTRYKTETDENGNFEIPSVYRSENYRLRILAAGYELYTGNVSINNQDVALSDITMNPIICPPSALTSKEEDNVMNISWNKPLYTTEFKYDNGIQTSGLEIPNITGNTLLGSAYHMPAVIYSVSWYTIPSLASTNDNINIYILALNEEGKPTNEILVSEENIQNIDNQWNTYQLPTPVKAPYGYIVGTRFSDHAYLATDDGSNFSSGCQYIFDYVTKEYYTVESRGFKQNFMLRANAMIYNPEQDIPELPAVTYLLYRMKTADKEIPTKWILLTEQPTEVLSYADKDWTNLENSEYTYAVKAVFIDGKVSQPLYSENLRKATIGISDAEKDLILIYPNPASETIYIKGQVTEVSLFDLSGKELYHAKETHKINIAHLNDGLYILRINTGTNLIIRKIEIRK